A genome region from Rhodanobacter thiooxydans includes the following:
- the zapE gene encoding cell division protein ZapE, producing the protein MSETPSPAPSARYLEGVAAHRWESDPTQLALLPEFDRMHAALCIEPANGNGLLGRLKSLLGNEPPEAVPGLYLWGTVGRGKTFLMDLFAASLPHGVALRRHFHRFMGEVHAHLRMLGEQQNPLVEVAAGLAARCRVLCLDEFLVNDIGDAMILSGLLDALFARGVSLVTTSNTAPADLYQGGLQRARFLPAIALIERHCHVVEMASSHDWRLRALTRAPVYLTPPGAEAHRALERIFAGQARGNVQEHGSAHINGREIPFVKRADDIAWFEFAALCEGPRAVADYIALARAVPAVIVANVPQFTVYSEDAAKRFVQLVDEFYDRHVKLVLSAAAPITELYDGERLRAEFGRTESRLIEMQSEEYLALEHRPE; encoded by the coding sequence GGGAGTCCGACCCGACCCAGTTGGCGCTGTTGCCGGAATTCGACCGCATGCATGCGGCGCTGTGCATCGAACCGGCGAACGGCAATGGCCTGCTCGGCCGGCTGAAATCGCTGCTCGGCAACGAGCCGCCGGAGGCCGTGCCGGGCTTGTACCTGTGGGGCACGGTGGGCCGCGGCAAGACCTTCCTGATGGACCTGTTCGCTGCCAGCCTGCCGCACGGCGTGGCGCTGCGCCGGCACTTCCACCGCTTCATGGGCGAGGTGCACGCGCACCTGCGCATGCTGGGCGAGCAGCAGAACCCGCTGGTCGAGGTGGCCGCCGGCCTCGCCGCGCGCTGCCGCGTGCTGTGCCTGGACGAGTTCCTGGTCAACGACATCGGCGATGCGATGATCCTCTCGGGCCTGCTCGACGCGCTGTTCGCGCGCGGCGTGAGCCTGGTCACCACCTCCAACACCGCGCCGGCCGACCTGTACCAGGGCGGCCTGCAGCGCGCGCGCTTCCTGCCCGCGATCGCGCTGATCGAACGGCACTGCCATGTGGTCGAGATGGCCTCCTCGCACGACTGGCGCCTGCGTGCGCTGACCCGCGCGCCGGTCTACCTCACCCCGCCCGGCGCCGAGGCACACCGCGCGCTGGAGCGCATCTTCGCCGGCCAGGCCCGCGGCAACGTGCAGGAGCACGGCAGCGCGCACATCAACGGCCGCGAGATTCCGTTCGTCAAGCGCGCCGACGACATCGCCTGGTTCGAGTTCGCCGCGCTGTGCGAAGGGCCACGCGCGGTAGCCGACTACATTGCGTTGGCCAGGGCAGTGCCGGCGGTGATCGTGGCCAACGTGCCGCAGTTCACCGTCTACAGCGAGGACGCCGCCAAGCGTTTCGTGCAATTGGTGGACGAGTTCTACGACCGCCACGTCAAGCTGGTGCTGTCCGCCGCCGCGCCGATCACCGAGCTGTACGACGGCGAACGCCTGCGCGCCGAGTTCGGCCGTACCGAGTCGCGCCTGATCGAGATGCAGAGCGAGGAATACCTGGCGCTGGAACACCGGCCCGAGTGA